In Tsuneonella amylolytica, one genomic interval encodes:
- a CDS encoding M23 family metallopeptidase: protein MRRRLAPIAPALVACLAACTSGGGEPSAESAAVVQPIRASVPAPTPTPTPKPTVAGPSTFVFDGELTQGGWIRGQAPGGTRTAMLGETPLILDAGGRFFAAFDRDAGPSTSLVATLGDGRQVRSPLAISKRAWNIENINAARTPGGASEAFMARRRPELARINAARSTDNAVSGWTQSFIWPVKGRISGRFGSQRIYRGEPGAYHSGLDIAPGAGAAYVAPADGVVVLAATSPFSLEGNLLIIDHGGGLNSAFLHSQRLVVGEGQRVKQGQLLGYVGATGRATGPHLHWSLEWQGARLDPLLFLPPQ, encoded by the coding sequence GTGAGGCGGCGTCTCGCACCGATAGCGCCCGCCCTTGTTGCCTGCCTTGCCGCCTGCACCTCGGGCGGCGGCGAGCCTTCGGCCGAAAGCGCCGCGGTCGTCCAGCCGATCCGCGCTTCCGTTCCCGCACCGACGCCGACACCGACCCCGAAACCGACCGTGGCGGGGCCGAGCACGTTCGTGTTCGACGGCGAACTGACGCAGGGCGGGTGGATCCGCGGGCAGGCGCCCGGCGGGACGCGCACCGCCATGCTGGGCGAAACGCCGCTGATACTCGATGCCGGGGGCCGCTTCTTCGCCGCGTTCGACCGCGATGCGGGCCCTTCGACCAGCCTCGTCGCCACGCTCGGCGACGGGCGGCAGGTGCGCAGCCCGCTTGCCATCTCGAAACGGGCCTGGAACATCGAGAACATCAACGCCGCGCGGACCCCGGGCGGGGCGAGCGAGGCGTTCATGGCGCGCCGCCGGCCCGAACTCGCGCGGATCAACGCGGCGCGGAGCACCGACAACGCGGTGAGCGGCTGGACGCAGAGCTTCATCTGGCCGGTGAAGGGCCGCATTTCTGGCCGGTTCGGTTCGCAGCGCATCTATCGCGGCGAACCGGGCGCCTATCATTCGGGCCTCGACATCGCGCCGGGCGCGGGCGCGGCCTACGTCGCCCCGGCGGACGGCGTGGTGGTGCTGGCGGCAACCAGCCCGTTCTCGCTGGAGGGCAATCTCCTGATTATCGACCACGGCGGCGGGCTCAACAGCGCCTTCCTCCATTCCCAGCGCCTCGTCGTCGGCGAAGGGCAGCGGGTGAAGCAGGGACAGTTGCTGGGCTACGTCGGGGCGACCGGGCGCGCGACCGGGCCGCATCTGCACTGGTCGCTCGAATGGCAGGGCGCGCGGCTCGATCCGCTGCTGTTCCTGCCGCCGCAGTAA
- the rpmB gene encoding 50S ribosomal protein L28: protein MSRICELTGKGRQVGHNVSHANNKTKRVFLPNLQHVTLMSEKLDRSFKFRVSTHGLRSVEHNGGLDAWLMKTSDEKLSAAALKVKRELKKAEKAAA, encoded by the coding sequence ATGTCCCGCATCTGCGAACTCACCGGCAAGGGCCGCCAGGTCGGCCACAACGTGAGCCACGCCAACAACAAGACCAAGCGCGTCTTCCTGCCCAACCTGCAGCACGTCACGCTGATGAGCGAGAAGCTGGACCGCAGCTTCAAGTTCCGCGTCAGCACCCACGGCTTGCGCTCGGTGGAGCACAACGGCGGGCTCGATGCGTGGCTGATGAAGACCAGCGACGAGAAGCTGTCGGCCGCCGCGCTCAAGGTGAAGCGCGAGCTGAAGAAGGCCGAGAAGGCCGCCGCCTGA
- a CDS encoding nucleoside deaminase, whose protein sequence is MTRWPLPEPMARALALAEEAAGAGEVPIGAVVVKDGRIVGEGRNAPRGLNDPTAHAEVVAIRAAARALGDERLTGCELFVTLEPCAMCAGAIAHARIARLTYAAPDPKGGAVEHGARVFDHPQCLHRPEVVGGIGENEAAALLREFFRSRR, encoded by the coding sequence ATGACGAGATGGCCGCTTCCCGAACCGATGGCCCGCGCACTGGCGCTTGCCGAAGAGGCGGCCGGCGCGGGCGAAGTGCCGATCGGTGCGGTCGTCGTCAAGGACGGGCGCATCGTCGGCGAAGGGCGCAATGCGCCTCGCGGGCTCAACGATCCCACCGCCCATGCCGAGGTCGTGGCGATTCGCGCCGCCGCCCGCGCGCTGGGCGACGAGCGCCTGACGGGCTGCGAGCTGTTCGTGACGCTGGAACCGTGCGCCATGTGCGCCGGCGCGATCGCCCACGCGCGAATCGCCCGCCTGACCTACGCCGCGCCCGATCCGAAGGGCGGCGCGGTGGAACACGGTGCAAGGGTGTTCGATCACCCGCAATGCCTGCACCGGCCCGAAGTCGTCGGCGGCATCGGCGAAAACGAGGCGGCGGCGCTCCTGCGCGAATTCTTCCGGAGCCGGAGGTAA
- a CDS encoding ribonuclease T2 family protein codes for MRSLATRLSIALAPVAAATPLPALAQAYQCRVPQSVAVPQVRPDGPVRRVPVTGYTLALSWAPEFCKGRETRAADRAQCSGRGGRFGLVVHGLWPDGRGTWPQWCPTPYRVTPREAARNMCMMPSARLQASEWAKHGACMVRAPGNYFEVTRILWNSLRLPDLDRLSKEPGLTAGMLRDSWVLANPAWPRSAVGVKANERGWLQELRLCYGRDFMPAPCDRRRLGTPDSAPLRIWRGF; via the coding sequence ATGCGCTCGCTCGCGACTAGGCTGTCCATTGCACTGGCACCGGTGGCTGCGGCGACGCCGTTGCCGGCGCTCGCCCAAGCGTACCAGTGCCGCGTACCGCAATCGGTTGCCGTCCCGCAAGTCCGCCCCGACGGTCCGGTGCGGCGTGTGCCCGTCACCGGTTATACCCTCGCGCTGAGCTGGGCGCCCGAGTTCTGCAAGGGCCGCGAGACGCGGGCGGCGGATCGTGCCCAATGCTCGGGCCGCGGCGGGCGGTTCGGACTGGTGGTCCACGGCCTGTGGCCGGACGGACGTGGGACCTGGCCGCAATGGTGCCCGACGCCCTACCGCGTCACCCCGCGCGAGGCGGCGCGCAACATGTGCATGATGCCATCGGCCCGCCTGCAGGCGAGCGAATGGGCCAAGCACGGCGCCTGCATGGTCCGCGCGCCGGGCAACTATTTCGAAGTCACCCGCATCCTGTGGAACAGCCTGCGCCTGCCCGATCTCGACCGGTTGTCGAAGGAGCCGGGCCTTACCGCCGGAATGCTGCGCGATTCCTGGGTCCTCGCCAATCCGGCCTGGCCGCGCAGCGCCGTGGGGGTGAAGGCGAACGAGCGCGGCTGGCTGCAGGAGCTCCGGCTCTGCTACGGCAGGGACTTCATGCCCGCGCCCTGCGACCGGCGGCGGCTGGGCACGCCGGACAGCGCGCCCTTGCGAATCTGGCGCGGGTTTTAG
- the nadC gene encoding carboxylating nicotinate-nucleotide diphosphorylase, with protein sequence MEWNLPGFDLDRFVRDTLAEDLGEGLPGGGRDVTSESVIPADARFSGVMDTRDAIRVAGLPVAEAFFRALDPAIAIDLLVEEGAAVPPGSDLMRLEGNARAMLTAERAALNTVQHLSGIATMVAGYVAAMDNPACTLLDTRKTIPGLRHLEKYAVRMGGGSNHRMGLWDAAMIKDNHVLVAGSVGEAVRRAVEAGVREIICEVDRIDQIEPALAAGATRLLLDNMDPPTLREAVARVAGRVPTEASGGINLDTIRAKAATGVDYVSVGRLTQSAPAADIGLDFTPL encoded by the coding sequence ATGGAATGGAACTTGCCCGGCTTCGACCTCGACCGCTTCGTTCGCGACACGCTGGCAGAGGATCTGGGCGAGGGCCTGCCGGGCGGCGGACGCGACGTCACCAGCGAGAGCGTGATCCCGGCGGACGCGCGGTTTTCCGGCGTGATGGACACGCGCGACGCGATCCGGGTGGCGGGGCTGCCGGTGGCCGAGGCGTTCTTCCGCGCACTCGATCCCGCCATCGCGATCGACCTGCTGGTCGAGGAAGGTGCGGCCGTGCCGCCGGGCAGCGACCTGATGCGGCTGGAAGGCAACGCCCGCGCGATGCTGACGGCGGAACGCGCCGCACTCAACACCGTCCAGCACCTCTCCGGGATCGCCACGATGGTCGCCGGATACGTGGCGGCGATGGACAATCCCGCGTGCACCCTGCTCGATACCCGCAAGACCATTCCGGGCCTGCGTCACCTCGAGAAATACGCGGTCCGCATGGGCGGGGGCAGCAACCACCGGATGGGTCTGTGGGATGCGGCGATGATTAAGGACAACCACGTCCTCGTCGCCGGGTCGGTCGGCGAGGCGGTGCGCCGCGCGGTCGAGGCCGGGGTGCGCGAGATCATCTGCGAAGTCGACCGGATCGACCAGATCGAACCCGCGCTCGCCGCCGGCGCGACCCGCCTGCTGCTCGACAACATGGACCCGCCCACCCTGCGCGAGGCCGTCGCGCGCGTCGCGGGCCGGGTGCCGACCGAAGCGAGCGGCGGGATCAACCTTGATACGATCAGGGCAAAGGCGGCGACCGGCGTCGACTACGTTTCGGTCGGGCGCCTGACGCAAAGCGCACCCGCCGCCGACATCGGCCTCGACTTCACTCCGCTGTGA
- a CDS encoding LytR/AlgR family response regulator transcription factor, whose amino-acid sequence MTIRTLLVDDEKLAIQGLQLRLDKFDDVEIIGTCANGREAIRAIKTEKPDLVFLDIQMPGFDGFSVVKGVMEIEPPLFVFVTAFEEHAIRAFEANAVNYLMKPVDEDKLADTVERVRQRLAEKRSAEEAEKLKNVLSEVAPDAADQYAADDGAGGDSADRYEKLINIKDRGQIFRVEIDSIEHIEAAGDYMVISTGNNSLVLRETMKDLERRLDPRKFQRVHRSTIVNLDQVRQVRPHTNGECFLVLDSGAEVKVSRSYRDVVARFVH is encoded by the coding sequence ATGACCATCCGCACCCTGCTCGTCGACGACGAAAAGCTCGCCATCCAGGGCCTCCAGCTCCGCCTCGACAAGTTCGACGACGTCGAGATCATCGGCACTTGCGCTAACGGACGCGAGGCGATCCGCGCCATCAAAACCGAGAAACCCGACCTCGTCTTCCTCGACATCCAGATGCCCGGCTTCGACGGGTTCTCGGTGGTGAAGGGCGTGATGGAGATCGAGCCGCCGCTGTTCGTCTTCGTCACCGCGTTCGAGGAACACGCGATCCGCGCGTTCGAGGCCAACGCGGTCAACTACCTGATGAAGCCGGTGGACGAGGACAAGCTCGCCGACACGGTGGAGCGCGTGCGCCAGCGCCTCGCCGAAAAGCGCAGCGCGGAAGAGGCCGAGAAGCTCAAGAACGTGCTGAGCGAAGTCGCCCCCGACGCGGCCGATCAATACGCTGCCGACGACGGAGCGGGCGGCGACAGCGCCGACCGGTACGAAAAGCTCATCAACATCAAGGATCGCGGCCAGATCTTCCGCGTCGAGATCGATTCGATCGAGCATATCGAGGCGGCCGGCGACTACATGGTCATCTCCACCGGCAACAACAGCCTGGTCCTGCGCGAGACGATGAAGGACCTCGAACGCCGGCTCGACCCGCGCAAGTTCCAGCGCGTCCACCGCTCGACCATCGTCAACCTCGACCAGGTCCGGCAGGTCCGCCCGCATACCAACGGCGAGTGCTTCCTGGTGCTCGACAGCGGCGCTGAGGTAAAGGTCAGCCGCAGCTACCGCGACGTGGTCGCCCGCTTCGTGCATTGA
- a CDS encoding sensor histidine kinase, translating to MAMLPFRPAPFFDDKNAAFWNLQFAGWGGVFALRAVSSIANQLPLNLLLVLMVQMITGFAISLVLSVIYRQLMQRRAIVTWTMTAVTLVVAITVFAAIDAWLQGIYYSGVREATFAQRILALVFLDGTLLGAWSALYYAINFFLQVEEQADRLERLEAQATSAQLAMLRYQLNPHFLFNTLNSISTLVLLKQTEPANAMLTRLSAFLRHTLVSEPGAKVTVAQEVETLQLYLGIERMRFEERLRTEFQVDPEAANACLPSMLLQPLVENAIKYAVSPQEEGACITLSARLVGRRLRIAVSDTGPGLREGSDRASASTALAGVGRTVSTGVGLANIRDRLAQAYGEDHRFDIRNPPEGGFTVIIEIPHEAAEGDKTAPAQPAAPAAAPPAPIPAPAIGTTAA from the coding sequence ATGGCGATGCTGCCCTTCCGCCCGGCGCCGTTCTTCGACGACAAGAACGCCGCCTTCTGGAACCTGCAATTCGCAGGCTGGGGCGGCGTGTTCGCCCTGCGCGCCGTATCGAGCATCGCCAACCAGCTGCCGCTCAACCTGCTGCTGGTGCTCATGGTGCAGATGATCACCGGCTTCGCGATCAGCCTGGTGCTGAGCGTCATCTACCGCCAGCTGATGCAGCGACGCGCTATCGTGACCTGGACGATGACCGCCGTGACGCTGGTGGTGGCGATCACCGTGTTCGCCGCCATCGACGCCTGGCTGCAGGGCATCTATTATTCCGGCGTGCGCGAGGCGACCTTCGCCCAGCGAATCCTCGCGCTGGTGTTCCTCGACGGCACGCTGCTCGGCGCGTGGAGCGCGCTCTACTACGCGATCAACTTCTTCCTGCAGGTCGAGGAACAGGCCGACAGGCTGGAACGGCTGGAAGCGCAGGCGACCAGCGCCCAGCTCGCCATGCTGCGCTACCAGCTGAACCCGCACTTCCTGTTCAATACGCTCAATTCGATCAGCACCCTCGTGCTGCTGAAACAGACCGAGCCTGCCAATGCGATGCTAACGCGCCTGAGCGCGTTCCTGCGCCACACCCTCGTCAGCGAACCCGGCGCCAAGGTGACCGTGGCGCAGGAGGTCGAGACGCTGCAGCTTTACCTCGGCATCGAACGCATGCGGTTCGAGGAACGGCTGCGCACCGAATTCCAGGTCGATCCGGAAGCGGCTAACGCGTGCCTTCCCTCCATGCTGCTGCAGCCGCTGGTCGAGAACGCGATCAAGTATGCCGTCAGCCCGCAGGAGGAGGGGGCCTGCATCACGCTGTCCGCACGGCTCGTCGGACGGCGGCTGCGTATCGCCGTGTCCGATACCGGGCCGGGCTTGCGCGAGGGGAGCGACCGCGCCAGCGCTTCGACCGCGCTCGCGGGGGTGGGCCGCACGGTCTCGACCGGCGTCGGCCTCGCCAACATCCGCGATCGCCTCGCCCAGGCTTACGGCGAGGATCACCGTTTCGACATCCGCAACCCGCCCGAAGGCGGCTTCACCGTGATCATCGAGATCCCGCACGAGGCTGCCGAGGGCGACAAGACCGCTCCTGCCCAACCGGCCGCCCCCGCGGCCGCACCTCCAGCGCCGATCCCGGCGCCCGCGATTGGAACCACTGCCGCATGA
- a CDS encoding HD domain-containing protein, translating into MKEGTQEDWAIIGADYMAFAKGLPDRVLDHLRLLDGDFGGFPVDRLEHSLQTATRAHRDGRDEAYVVMALLHDIGDTLGTFNHPEVAASIIKPFVSEEVHWICQNHGHFQGYYYFHYLGMDQHSRDQFRGNPHFDACAEFCEKYDQAAFDPDYQSESLAFFEPMVRRVMARPINSLYAKAAEAA; encoded by the coding sequence ATGAAGGAAGGCACACAGGAAGACTGGGCGATCATCGGTGCCGACTACATGGCTTTCGCCAAGGGGTTGCCCGACCGCGTGCTCGACCACCTGCGCCTGCTCGATGGCGATTTCGGCGGCTTCCCCGTCGACCGGCTGGAGCATTCGCTGCAGACCGCCACCCGCGCGCACCGCGACGGGCGGGACGAAGCCTACGTCGTGATGGCGCTGCTGCACGACATCGGCGACACGCTCGGCACCTTCAACCATCCCGAGGTCGCCGCGTCGATCATCAAGCCGTTCGTCAGCGAGGAAGTGCATTGGATCTGCCAGAACCACGGGCATTTCCAGGGGTACTATTACTTCCACTATCTCGGCATGGATCAGCATTCGCGCGACCAGTTCCGAGGGAACCCCCACTTCGACGCCTGCGCCGAATTCTGCGAGAAGTACGACCAGGCCGCGTTCGACCCCGATTACCAGAGCGAAAGCCTCGCATTCTTCGAACCGATGGTCCGGCGGGTGATGGCCCGGCCGATCAACTCGCTCTACGCGAAGGCGGCCGAAGCGGCCTAG
- a CDS encoding DsbA family protein: protein MSSAVRLLPVAIVSLVFGFAGAWLFAMSGLASNSVREYMLAHPEILPEMAENYQRAEAAKRLGDLSGEVERPFPGAVLGNPDGKVTLVEFSDYGCGFCRESVADVKALLAENPDARVVMREWPIFQGDSEAAARMALAAARQGKYAAFHDAMFAAGQPSPATIEAAAKAAGLDMAAAREFAASPAATFELQKNIDLARKLGFEGTPSWVAGEAVFSGAVGRDRLIEALEAARKGA from the coding sequence ATGTCCAGCGCCGTCCGCCTGCTTCCCGTCGCGATCGTATCGCTGGTCTTCGGTTTCGCCGGAGCGTGGCTCTTCGCGATGAGTGGGCTCGCCAGCAACTCGGTGCGCGAATACATGCTCGCCCACCCGGAAATCTTGCCCGAGATGGCCGAGAACTACCAGCGGGCCGAAGCGGCGAAGCGGCTGGGCGATCTCTCGGGCGAGGTCGAACGCCCGTTCCCCGGCGCGGTCCTCGGCAATCCCGACGGCAAGGTGACGCTGGTCGAATTCTCCGATTACGGCTGCGGGTTCTGCCGCGAGTCGGTCGCCGACGTGAAGGCGCTGCTGGCCGAAAACCCCGACGCGCGCGTGGTGATGCGCGAATGGCCGATCTTCCAGGGCGACAGCGAAGCCGCCGCGCGCATGGCGCTCGCCGCCGCGCGGCAGGGCAAGTACGCCGCCTTCCACGATGCGATGTTCGCCGCCGGCCAGCCCAGCCCCGCCACGATCGAGGCCGCCGCAAAGGCGGCAGGGCTCGACATGGCGGCGGCGCGCGAGTTCGCCGCCTCGCCCGCCGCGACTTTCGAATTGCAGAAGAACATCGACCTTGCCCGCAAGCTCGGCTTCGAAGGCACACCGAGCTGGGTCGCCGGCGAGGCGGTATTCTCCGGAGCGGTCGGCCGGGACCGTCTGATCGAGGCGCTCGAGGCCGCGCGCAAGGGCGCCTGA
- a CDS encoding M48 family metalloprotease: MRPIAKLLAVAAAATLVAQPAAAQSILRDAETEALLNDMARPLVEAAGLKPGNVEIVLVNDDSVNAFVAGGQAVYIHSGLIKKAETANEVQGVIAHELGHITGGHVINDSGAKGAGRISILSLLIGLAAAAAGAGDAAMGVMMAGQRAALGKYLAFSRVQESAADAAGAEYLSKAGISGRGSLSFFKKLQNMEFRYGVTPDDDNAFVSTHPLSSERITRLTDEYSADPAWTVPDDPKLQSRFEQVKAKLAGYIQEPERTLRAYPASDRSDAAHYARAYAFHKQALMDKSLAETEALLADDPDNPYYLELAGQVLLESGKPDQAIEPLRRATALTNNQPLIAATFGHALIATEDPAHYAEAETVLKAAVSRDRMNPFAWYQLGVIYAGQNDMPRARLASAEQQVLSGRYAEALRSAKAAQAGLPAGTPDALRAQDIEFEARAALEREEKRK; encoded by the coding sequence ATGCGCCCGATCGCCAAACTGCTCGCCGTCGCCGCGGCCGCCACCCTGGTGGCGCAGCCCGCCGCGGCGCAGTCGATCCTTCGCGATGCCGAGACCGAGGCGTTGCTGAACGACATGGCCCGCCCGCTGGTCGAAGCAGCGGGCCTGAAGCCTGGCAATGTCGAGATCGTGCTGGTGAACGACGACAGCGTGAATGCGTTCGTCGCCGGCGGACAGGCGGTCTATATCCATTCGGGTCTGATCAAGAAGGCGGAGACCGCCAACGAAGTCCAAGGCGTTATCGCGCACGAACTGGGCCACATCACCGGCGGCCACGTGATCAACGATTCGGGCGCGAAGGGCGCGGGGCGGATTTCGATCCTGTCGCTGCTGATCGGCCTCGCCGCCGCGGCGGCGGGCGCGGGCGACGCTGCGATGGGGGTGATGATGGCGGGCCAGCGCGCGGCGCTGGGCAAGTATCTCGCCTTCAGCCGGGTGCAGGAAAGCGCCGCCGACGCCGCGGGCGCCGAATACCTTTCGAAAGCGGGCATTTCGGGCCGCGGATCGCTGAGCTTCTTCAAGAAGCTGCAGAACATGGAATTTCGCTACGGCGTCACGCCGGACGACGACAACGCCTTCGTGTCGACCCACCCGCTCTCGAGCGAACGCATCACCCGCCTGACCGACGAATATTCCGCCGATCCCGCATGGACGGTGCCCGACGACCCCAAGCTGCAGTCGCGGTTTGAGCAGGTGAAGGCGAAGCTTGCCGGCTACATCCAGGAACCCGAGCGAACCTTGCGCGCCTATCCGGCGAGCGACCGCTCCGATGCCGCGCACTATGCCCGCGCCTACGCCTTCCACAAGCAGGCGCTGATGGACAAGTCGCTGGCCGAGACCGAGGCGCTGCTGGCGGACGATCCCGACAATCCGTACTACCTCGAGCTTGCGGGGCAGGTGCTGCTTGAATCGGGGAAGCCCGACCAGGCGATCGAGCCGCTGCGCCGCGCGACCGCGCTCACCAACAACCAGCCGCTGATCGCCGCGACGTTCGGCCACGCCCTCATCGCGACCGAAGACCCGGCGCACTATGCCGAGGCCGAGACCGTGCTGAAGGCCGCCGTCTCCCGCGACCGGATGAATCCCTTCGCCTGGTATCAGCTCGGCGTGATCTATGCCGGCCAGAACGACATGCCGCGCGCCCGGCTGGCGAGCGCCGAACAGCAAGTGCTGTCGGGCCGCTATGCCGAGGCGCTGCGCAGCGCGAAGGCGGCGCAGGCCGGGCTTCCCGCCGGCACCCCCGATGCCCTGCGCGCACAGGACATCGAGTTCGAAGCGCGCGCCGCGCTTGAACGCGAGGAGAAGCGCAAGTAG
- a CDS encoding alpha/beta hydrolase, translating into MTRTRRWLMTTAVVAGLLALAGFGAWRWAVARGSAATLDWIDARFPRETGMRLAADGTYGQVRNQNVELWVPEGRAPQGGWPLAIFVYGGGWHSGDTASYRFVARTLADNGYATALVGYRLVSDGGRFPAMLQDTAAGVRWTLDHAGAAGARTAQVALIGHSAGAYNVTMLTLDPQWLEGVGVPMGRIAGTVSLAGPADFYPFTSDSAVNALGNAPDPAATQPITFACAGAPPLLLMHGTADDVVRVRNSRRLAAALEAKGGSVRAIEYEGMGHAGVVMGLSKPFAQNGKVLRPLLAFLSDPGAGAPSASVPVQRPDR; encoded by the coding sequence ATGACGCGTACCAGGAGGTGGCTGATGACGACTGCGGTGGTGGCCGGGCTGCTGGCGCTGGCCGGCTTCGGCGCGTGGCGCTGGGCGGTGGCGCGCGGATCGGCCGCCACGCTCGACTGGATCGACGCCCGTTTCCCCCGCGAGACCGGCATGCGGTTGGCGGCAGACGGCACCTATGGACAGGTCAGGAACCAGAATGTCGAACTCTGGGTGCCCGAAGGCCGCGCACCGCAGGGCGGCTGGCCGCTGGCGATCTTCGTCTATGGCGGCGGGTGGCATTCGGGCGATACGGCGAGCTATCGCTTCGTCGCGCGGACGCTGGCCGACAACGGCTATGCCACCGCGCTCGTGGGATACCGGCTGGTGAGTGACGGCGGACGCTTCCCGGCGATGCTGCAGGATACCGCCGCCGGGGTGCGCTGGACGCTCGATCACGCGGGCGCGGCGGGCGCGCGAACGGCGCAGGTCGCCCTGATAGGCCACTCCGCAGGTGCTTACAACGTCACCATGCTGACTCTCGACCCGCAATGGCTGGAAGGGGTGGGCGTACCGATGGGGCGGATCGCCGGCACCGTCAGCCTCGCGGGCCCGGCGGACTTCTATCCCTTCACCAGCGATTCGGCCGTGAACGCGCTCGGCAACGCGCCCGATCCCGCCGCGACCCAGCCAATCACCTTCGCCTGCGCTGGCGCGCCGCCGCTGCTGTTGATGCACGGCACCGCCGACGATGTCGTGCGGGTGCGCAATTCGCGCCGGCTCGCGGCAGCACTGGAGGCGAAGGGGGGGAGCGTGCGCGCGATCGAGTACGAGGGCATGGGCCATGCGGGCGTGGTGATGGGCCTGTCGAAACCCTTCGCGCAGAACGGCAAGGTATTGCGTCCGCTGCTCGCCTTCCTGAGCGATCCGGGCGCGGGAGCGCCATCGGCTTCAGTTCCGGTTCAGCGCCCGGACCGCTAG
- a CDS encoding phosphatase domain-containing protein yields the protein MSLFDPAPVLVQPYFGWRSTDRLTISGRALRRRRTATFEKTGRVRAMRTMIEQFASREVAGLEVRLELKGPDGTVIERRAVSDGEGYVHFDVALDPHWPLEADPAWEIALMHWVAPEGPQCAEAYVLAPGTVTKLAVISDIDDTIVETGITGGPRAILRNWRRVVAQLPAERIAVPGADGFYGAIGGGAVVVAPEATDKDRAGAHFAATHRPFFYVSSSPWNLFQYLVAFQQSRNLPLGPLLLRDWGLNRATFGSASHGDHKRGALDRLLSFYPAMRFALIGDDTQGDLPAYAATVEANPGRIAAVFIRTGAGPLSPEELAGKAAIEAAGVPLWLGDDFATGAEFLRANGISTAGETAQIVKTVQTKEPEA from the coding sequence GTGTCGTTGTTCGATCCCGCGCCCGTCCTTGTGCAGCCCTATTTCGGCTGGCGTAGCACCGATCGCCTGACGATATCGGGCCGCGCCTTGCGCCGGCGGCGAACGGCCACGTTCGAGAAAACCGGGCGCGTTCGCGCAATGCGCACGATGATCGAACAGTTCGCGAGCCGCGAGGTCGCCGGCCTCGAGGTGCGGCTGGAACTGAAGGGGCCGGACGGCACCGTTATCGAGCGACGCGCGGTGTCCGACGGCGAAGGGTACGTCCACTTCGACGTGGCGCTCGATCCCCACTGGCCGCTTGAGGCCGATCCCGCCTGGGAGATCGCCCTGATGCACTGGGTCGCGCCGGAAGGGCCGCAGTGCGCCGAAGCATACGTCCTCGCCCCCGGCACGGTCACGAAACTCGCCGTCATATCCGACATCGACGACACGATCGTGGAAACCGGCATCACCGGCGGGCCGCGGGCCATATTGCGCAACTGGCGCCGCGTGGTCGCCCAGTTGCCCGCCGAACGGATCGCGGTGCCCGGTGCCGATGGCTTTTACGGCGCGATCGGCGGAGGGGCGGTCGTGGTAGCGCCAGAGGCGACCGACAAGGACCGTGCGGGCGCGCACTTCGCCGCCACGCACCGGCCGTTCTTCTACGTCTCGTCGTCCCCTTGGAATTTGTTCCAATATCTCGTGGCGTTCCAGCAGAGCCGCAACCTGCCGCTGGGGCCGCTGCTGCTGCGCGACTGGGGCCTCAACCGCGCGACCTTCGGTTCGGCCAGTCACGGCGATCACAAGCGCGGCGCGCTCGACCGGCTGCTGTCGTTCTATCCCGCGATGCGGTTCGCGCTGATCGGTGACGACACGCAGGGCGACCTTCCCGCCTACGCCGCCACGGTCGAGGCGAATCCGGGGCGGATCGCGGCGGTCTTCATCCGCACCGGGGCAGGCCCCCTCTCGCCCGAGGAACTGGCCGGAAAGGCCGCGATCGAGGCTGCGGGCGTACCGCTGTGGCTCGGCGACGACTTCGCCACGGGGGCCGAGTTCCTGCGCGCCAACGGCATCTCGACCGCGGGCGAGACGGCGCAGATCGTGAAGACGGTGCAGACGAAGGAGCCCGAGGCATGA